Sequence from the Pontibacter pudoricolor genome:
TTTATGCAGGAAAAAGTGGATGTTACACTGGGTGCCACCGATATTTTCAGGACAAGGGACATGCGCGGCGATGCCAGCTATAACGGCGATGTGTTCCGGTTTGTGAATTACTTTATGGTTAGAAGTATAAAGCTGAACCTGCGATACAACTTCCAGCACGGCCAGGATTTCAAAGCCCGCAGCAGAGGTATAAAACTGGATGAACTGAACCGGGCAGGCGGCCAGTAGAAAGTATAAGCTTTAGTGCAAATACACCTTAAATCTGCATATAAGTGCATTATAGCACACTTTCGTTAGCTGTACTGCTAAGCTAACAGCAAAATAATAGCTTTCGTGCACTATAATGCACTTATCATTTGTTTTATTTCATGTAGCTCGCAACAAATTTAGTGCGCGGAGCCATAGTTTACGTATAAAAAAAAACAAAGGTAGCCAAGAACACCCCTTGAGGTTAGGCGACTTCAAGTTGCTCGAATCGTTAGGTGAGCACTGTAAACCAGTGCTACTAGTATGCTACAGTCCCAAATCCTGATTTTTCACTGCTAAACCGGTTCGGTTAAACGCTGAAGTATTTCTTCAAAAGCAGGGCTTAACACCAGGATCAGGTGTTCGATGAAAGCGGCATTATATATTGTAGCAGGGCCCATTACAGCCACAATGCCCAGGGTCTCATAGGTACTGGAAAGCAGGTAGGAACCCAGGTAGCTCTCAATACCTAGTTTCGCCAACGCCTGATCTTCGGGATAAGACTTACATTAAATGGGAAAAAGCAAAATCCGTATGTGCGTGCAGTTTCGCATGGGGTCCCGCGGAAGGCGTAAGTAATGTTGTCAAGTCGCTTATCGCCTTTCATCAGCAACAGGGTGCGCACATGTTCTTTGTCTGGCGTGATAGGGCCGATCAGAAAATATTCTGCTTTGGAATGTTGCAGAATCAGCAAGGCGGCTTCTACGAGAAAGCGCTTATCCGCGGGTTTATCCATCAGGGAGACGGCCTCATTTAAAATCATCTCTTCCTGCGGACCTGGAAGATAGTTCCCATTGTAGATGTTACGGTATTCCATGCACGACAACAAAAGTTTGTAGTTCAGAAGCTTCAGGTATGCCTGTGTAACCTATAGACGAGTGGCAATGTTTAAGTAAAAGGGATGTTTGATTCAGGCGTATTAATGAACAGGGAGATTCAGCCATTCTACAGCCGATGGGTAATCGAAGGAGTATTGGTGTTCAAAGCTGCCGTATTTCGTACTGTCGAGCATAATCTCCTGCACCGGGATCGTACTGAGTATATCGTGAGAGACAAGCACGGAAACCTTTTCAATACTGGTTTGTGCGAAACAGGGCATCCACTCGGAGCAGGTCCAGTTCTTGTCGGTAAGCAGAATAGGTCATAATTTGCGGTCATCAGATAACATATACCGCACTTGGTACAGTTCTGCAAGTTCAAGCACTCTGTTACATTCAGTACGATATGTGTCACTTGGCAGGCAGCCATTCCATTCCAGAACCAGTAAGCTCTGACTTGGAGCGTGGTGGATTTGTATATAATCCCCCTTGTAAATAGTTTGCAGCATAGCTTTCTGAACAGTAAGCGTTTAACAAATGGTTCAACGGGGTCTTATACTTCTATTTTGTAATCACCCAACACTTAGAATAAAGCGTGATTATTTCCCTTCATCCCCGCTGGACCGTGTTAGCGACAGATAGTCTTGATGCACTCTACATTATATGCCTACCTATCTCCCCTCCTTTTGCAGAATTCTAGAAGAGCAGTTCTTCTTGTATGTTGAAGTGAGTAACTTATCGTTCGGCGGGAGTAGTGAGGTCTTGAACCTACAACTCATACAGCTATTCCTAAGCGAATTATAATCTATAAAATAATTCACGCTCCTGATTACGCACTACGCTGACATATATGGCCCTACCCTATAAACCTTATAAATTCTGTCCCTTTTATATTGACTTCATAACTATGACACGCATCCTACCATACATAAGTGCATTATAGCACACCTTAGGTAGTGATTCTGATGAATGGATATAAAATTATTAGCTTTTGTGCAACATAATGCACCTCTACCATGTTTATCACAAAAAAGAAGCTATATTTACACAAATAGTGTACTATAATGCACCAAATTCATAAGGTTATTAAAGAAAGAAGGTCCATACTAGGGATAACGCAGGAAGACCTGGCTTCTATGGCAGGGGTATCCTTGCGTACCCTGAAGGCCATCGAAACAGGAAAAGGCAACCCGTCGCTACGCACCCTCCAAAACCTTGTAGAAGTACTGGGCATGGAGGTACAGCTCGGGCTAAGGCAGACATATGCATGAGGAAGGCACAGGTATATTACAACAAAGAACTGGCAGGCACCCTTACCGAGCTAAGTCCAAAGGAGTATGTGTTCCGGTACGAAGACCCTTACTTCACTTCCAGGGAGTTTCCGGCCATCAGCCTGACCCTGCCCAAACAGCAGCAGGAATACAGGAGTGATCACCTGTTCCCCTTCTTTTTCAACATGCTCTCTGAAGGAATAAACCGCGACCTGCAAAGCAGGCAGCTGCAAATTGATGAGCAGGACTATTTCGGCCTGCTCCTGGCCACAGCACAATATGATACCATCGGGGCCATTACCCTTCGACCTTTAACTGACTCCTGATACGTATGCCTCTCCCGGAAATAAATCACTGCCCCGGTACGTTATCCCCGGGCTTTACCACCTACAGCCCCGCCTGCCTGCGCAATGTGTTTCAGGGTAAAAAAGTGAGCCATCTGCTCCCCTACCTGCCACCGCAGGTAAGCGAGCAGGATGCCGAGAAATTCCTGGAAAACAGGAAGCGTATTTCTATTTCCGGGGTCCAGGAAAAGCTTTCGCTACTGCTGGAAAAAAACCAGCTACGCCTAACACAGGAAGGCGAGCAGGGCGGGTATATCCTGAAGCCCATCCCGCGGGACGTGAAAAAACCGGACCAGGTACCGGCAAATGAGCACCTGACTATGCAACTTGCCCGGCAGGTATACAAGTTGAATACGGCCGAAAATGCGTTGATTTTTTTCCAGAACGGAGAGCCTGCCTACATCACCAGACGCTTTGACCTGAAGCCGGACAGAGACAACCACCGCCAGGAAGACTTTGCTTCCCTTGCCGGCAGAACCAGTCATACAGCCGGCAGGGATTTCAAATACGAAGGCAGTTATGAGGAAATAGCCACCCTGATACGGCAGTTGGTACCTGCTTACCGGGTAGAACTGGAAAAATTCTTTTCCCTGGTACTGTTCAACTATTTATTTTCCAACGGGGATGCGCACCTGAAAAGCTTTTCCCTGATTGACACTGCATTCGGAGACTTTATCCTGAGCCCTGCCTATGACCTGATGTGCACGCATCTGCACCTGGACGACTCCTGCTTTGCACTTAAGAGCGGACTGTTTGCAGGGGACTTTGAGACGGAAAGCTTTCAGACCAACGGCTTCTATGCTTATGACGATTTTTACACCTTTGCCCAACGCATCGGCCTGCAGGAAAAAAGAGCGCTGGGTATCCTGAAAACCTACCAGCAGGATCACCCAGGTGTGCATATGCTCATTGATCGTTCTTTTCTGCAGGATGACATGAAGGAGATGTATCGAAGGCTATACCAGGAAAGACGGAAGATGCTCAACTACTCCCTGGAAGCAACTACCTAAAAAGGGCACGCCTTACAGGTTTGCCTTTGGAGCGTTTAAAACTTGCTTCCCGTTCAGCCAGGCTTGCCAGTCTTCGGCCACCTGGTCCCAGCCGAACTTATCATGATCGACTTTCCCTTCCTTGTCAAAACCAAAGTAGTTGTGTTCCACCCCGATGTAGGGGTGGAAGGTAAAGTTTTTCTTCCCTTTCCGAATGGTTTCCAGTCGCAGGTAATCGTTAAAGGGAACCCCATGGTCTTTGGTGCCATAGCTCACCAGCACAGGTATTTTCAGCTGCAGCAGGTAGTCAATCGGTGGCTGGGAGAAAGTATAGGTGGTTTTATAGGCGTCCCCACCCTGTGAGGCGATACTGGTGGGATCCCCCACGATGGTTTCCCAGTACCGGAAGGCTTCCTCTGCTCGTGTACCGGTCGTGTCGTCGTATTGCCGGGCTTGTGAAATCATCGAAGCCATTCTGCCGAAAGGGTTTCCACCCGAGTAGATAAGGTGTGTTACGGCCTTGCTTTCAAGCGCAAGTTTAGCCACCACCGTAGAGCCAGCGGAGTGACCTGCCGCTACCAGTTTGTCCTTAGTCACCCAGGGTTGCTTTTTTAAATGCTTTATCACTGCTTTAGCCCGGTTGACGTAGTAATCCACGTTGTCTCTGGCATAGAATTGGACCGGGGGAATGCCCGTTTGGGGATCCGTGTAAGCGCCATGCTTCAAATCACTATAATTGGCAATCAGAGGCACATAGGGTTTGCTGATAATCACCAGATGGTAATCTAGTAGCAGGCTGTCTGTCTGGAAGGGAAAAAACCTGTAAGGCTTTCCTGTATCGTCCAGTAAAATAAGGGGGCGTGCCTGGGAGCCCTGATCAAAAAGAAAGATCGGTTTTGCATTCTTTTCTTCCCCTTTTTTAGACATAACCAGGATGTCGACAGGGTCGTTTTGGTAGCGTAGCTGCAGGTGGCGGTAGCCAAAATCTGCTGGCTTTTTAGATTGTGCTGCTGCCAGAAAAGCAACGCACAAAAGAAAATTTACTAGCAAGGAAAGCTTTTTCACTCTTCCGTTTGGTTTAATATATAGTACCATTCAACATTCACCGCTTTGTGGACGGGCAGGATGCACAGCATTACCTCTCTCAACCTGAGCACAACCGTAAGGGAATATAGTTAAATATAAGTTAACCCCACCTGATGGGGAGGTATTACTAGCCTCTGCTTTAGTTCAAAGGTATTGTTGCCCTGATCGTGTTGATAAATAATAACCCATCATAAAGTTTTGCATAAGAGCCTTGCACAAGCACATGCTCCAGGCTTTTCTTAAGCAGGGCTAAGTCAGAATAATCTTCATTAAGTGGTTCTATGTTGATTACTGCAACTGCATTTTCTTTAATGTAAGCTAATCGGTTAATATTCGATTGCGCAAAAGCCTGAAGTGATGGACAAAGCAGTAAAAATAGCAGAGGTAATGTCTTTATATTTCTCATTAATTAAGTTTGGTACAAAGATTAGTACAGGCTGCGAATGAGGTAGAGCCGAAGCTTAAAGCCTGTGCAGCGTTGTATATCGTTCTTCTTTCGGCCACCCCATATTTCTTACGCTATACTACTGTTAAAACTTAATAGTCTTTTACCATAATATAGAAAAGCTACAGCTATTGTTAAGCTGGGAACAAGACCTGAGACAAAAGCTTTTGGAAAACCTATTATTAAGGTAGCAAAAACCATATATACAAAGAAACCGCCACCATAATAAAGCACACGCTTGGCTTCATCCATATGCTGCGTCTTAGCCACAACTAAAAGAGGCATACATACACTGAGTAGATAAGCTCCCACTCGGCTATTCATATTTGCATCAGTGTCTAAGGTTAGGTAGCCGAAAGCGGACATCATAGCGAAGTTGAGGACGATTAAAAATATGCCATTGAGGATTAATGATCCTACTTTTCTTTCTTTAATGGGCTGTTCTACCTTCTTTAGTTCTTCTGTTTCTAGTTGCAGCACATCGCAAAGCATATTTAGGGTGCTTCCACGAGGTGTATTTTCATTATTCTCTATCCGTTGAATAGTTCTTAAATTTACCTTAGATAACTCAGCTAATTCTTCCTGTGTTAGCCCCTTTGCTTTTCTGCATTCAGAGATTTTCTGCCCAATTGTACTCATTTATGAAGTATGTTAGTTCGTCTTAAAAGTATGGGTTTATTGTTTCCGTGCTAACGTCCTGATTGCGGCATTTAGAGACATTAGCAAAAAGTCGTAGTTTGTCATACATATTTAACTCAAAACCATTGGCTTTCCTTGAACAACGTGCTGGTATAGCAGATGGTAAGGCGTAACCGAAGCATGAATACTATACTTTGTTGATGGATAGTTATTTTTTATTGCTGTTCCTGATAAACCCAAAATTTTCTTTTCATTGTTTTTATTACCAACGGATGGCTACGGAGAGAAATTAGGATGCCCTGCGCATGTATGTTTTGCACGCACTACCCTTTGAGAAAACCTTATTAGTCCAACAAGCTTCGATTTATTAACGTCCCCGCTGCTTACCAGGAATACAACAACAGTCCCAATCACCGTATTACTCATTACTTTTCGGTAAAATAACGGCAGATCTTTTTAAAATTAAACCTGCTCCTTACATGTTAAAAGAGGTATTGCTATTTCATAAATTAACCAGCATTTTTTTCAGCCTCGGATCGCTTGGCCTCGGTGCATTTGAGTTGATCACCTTCCCGGCCCGGTCTATGATGATATACCTTGGAATACTCTTCGCTTCGAATACCTGAATAAGTTTTGAGGCTTCAGCATTTCTGAATATATACTGCCCATCCGCGTCAGCGAGGAACCTGTCTACCGCCTGTTTCCATTTCAGATAATCTTCATCAATAGACAGATAAACTACTACTATTCCTTTTGGTGCATATTCCTGACTCAATTTCCTCGAAGCGGGAAATTCTTCAATACAAGGACCACACCAACTAGCCCATAGATCCAGATAGATTACTTTTCCTTTATGCTTTGCAAAGAGCTGGGATAGTGAAACAGCTTCTTTGTTGGAAGTCAAGAGCTCATCGTTCCCGGCTGACTGCAGGTCGTAAACACCCGACACTTCTTCTCCCAGGAGCTTCTTTAAGAATTTATTATCCCGTGAGCTCCAGAGGCGGTAATCACTTAACAAGGAATCAACATCCTGGCGCAACGAGATCGCATTCGCTATGATTGAATAACATACCCACTCCCGCTGTATGCCTGTAAGTTCTTTCTTGGCAAACTCGTATTGTACCGTAAGTGTTGGGTAGAAGCCTTCATTTATAGCCTTATAAATTATAAAACTACGAAGGGAATATAACAGCCGCTCCGATTTGCCGGGAGACAAAGTTTGAAAGTTTTGCAGGTAGCGCCTGTATACTTCCATGCTGTCCCGGTAAGACGGAGTATATTGTACAAGTGGCTCATCGTTCTTTTGGTAAACACCAGGAAGTGCCAGAATACTAAAGATCCTGAGCCTTAACTCTCTTGTCAGGTAGGCTTCCATTTCTGACCTTACCCCCACATGGCTGAGTTCGTCAATAAGTGCTTCCCCCTCTGACCTGATTTGATGCCACTTGCTTAAAAAGGCATCCAGGTTTGCTGGAATCTGTCCGGGAAGCATTTCATAGTAGGGTCCATTTAAGCGTAAGGTGCCTGACCGCAATTTTTTAAAGAAATCCAATTCAGCGGGGTTGTTTCCTTTGAAGTCATAGGAGTTCTCTTTCCTTTTGTGGTAAACAGTTACCGTATCACCTGGTAACACTGCAAGTGCAGGGGGACCAGGCAGGGACGTAACGAAGCCAACCGTAACAGGTCTATAGGAGTTCTCACCGAAAACAATTCTTAACGTATCACCAGGCATAAGCAATGCCTTCGAGTTTGTCAGGAGTATATCCTGGTAGGCGAGGGAAATATTATCGCCTGTGCTTGCATTAATAATGATAGCCTCCTTCTGATCAGCAGACGCAGAAACCTGTAAAGTGAAAGCAAGGTAAACTATAACAAGCAAAGGTATTGGCTTTATCATATGTGTAAGGCTTTTGTTTTAAAGCAGTATATAAGAAACTACACCATATTAAAAGGGTGAATTGGTAAGGTGATGTCTTTTCTTTTTTCATCACCTTACCGAATGTTGATCGGACCTACATTTACGCTAGGCTGCAGCCAAAGGTACCTGCAACATACGTTCCGTCAAACATCCTTTCTGTTGCACCAATTGTGCTTGCGGTAGTAATCCTGCAATCACTGTTACTGTATGCTGAACAAAGGCCTTCGCTATGATAGATCTCCCCATTCGACATCAGTATATCATATTGGCAGACATAATCATTCACTCCTCCTGTTATTTTTTTCATTTGTTCTCGCGACAGTAGGCCTTCTACTCCGTCCCTGGTTAAGCTAAGATTTTGCATAGTAATTTTGGTTTAGGGTTTAAATTGTTTTTAAATTTTTGATTTTACTTTTTTACCACATTTAACAAATCAGACACTTACCTCTGCTGTTTACAGGAATGCTCCCGAATGTAAGCCTGTCAATTCTTTATCCGCTAAAATCAAACTTAGCACTTGTCTGATTACCTGTTTACCAGGATATCCCTCGTATTGTCAAATACTCTTTCAAGCAGGCTTTGCTCCGCTGTAACCACTTCCGCCCGCGCTACCAGTCCGATCTGCAGGTGAATGGCTTTGTTGTAAGTAGTCACTTGGGGTAGCGTTACCCTTGCAGTGTAGGCCGAGTCACCGTGCAGCACGCTGGACAGGTAGGTGATCCTCCCCCGCAGCAGCCCGAACTCCTGCGCCGGGTAGGCATTCAGACGGATAAGCACCTCCTGGCCTACCCGGATCTTGCCGAAGGATTGCTGGCCAAGGGTCAGTTCCCCAAAGGGCTGCAGGTCCTGCTGCCCGTCGGTGATGTACATCACAGGCCTGTTAGCCTGGAGCCATTGATTCTGCCGAAGGCCCTGGTGGAACACCACCTTTCCATCCCGCTCCGAAACCAGCACATATGCTTTCTTCCAGCTGTCCAGCTCGCTTTTAAACTTCTGAATCTGCGCCAGAAACGCAGCCCGCTGCTGCACTGTCTCATGCTCCATCTCCATCAGTTCCCTGAGCTTCTGCTCCCTGGAAATGCTGTTGCTGATAAGTGACGATCTGGTATTGTGCAGCGGCAGCCTGCTGTTCAGGAACTTGCTTTCCTGCTGCCTGAACTCCTGCCTGGAAATAACATTGGCTTCGGCCAGCTTTTGGTGCATACTGTACTCGTTTTCGGCAATGCTGTATTCCTCCTGGTTAATCTGCTCCTGGGCTGCCAGCTGCGCTGCCAGTAGTGTAAGGGAATGGATCTCATTCCGGATCGCCTGCTCTTTCTTGTTGAAGACGCCGTCTGGTGTGTAACTCAGAAACTGCAGGTAAGCCAGGTAGAACTCCTGCAAAGCTGGCTGCATCTCTCCGTAATGTGTCCTGGTGTTGAACCTGATGCTGCCGGCATAAGCGTAATTCCCTTCCAGCATGTTTTCCTGCAGGGCATCAACCAGCCTGCTGAGGGACAGCACTTCATCGTGGTCTGCGTTGCTTTCCACAAAGCCCAGCACATCTCCTTTCCGCACCCGCTGGTCCGCTTTTACAAAAAGGCGGGTGAGCTTGCCCTCCCGTCGTGCCAGCACCTCCTGCGGGCGGATCTCAGCGTCCACCCTGAGCCGTGCGGGAACAATGTCCGGAGACTTGATAACTCCGGCAAATACCAGTATCAGCAGCAATACGCCAAAGAACAGGCTGATACCCCAGCGCAGCAGCCAGCCGGGCACCGCCCCGATAATCTCCTGCACTTCCGGGCTGTGTTCCTGTCCGGTTGGTTGGATAAAAGGCATAATGAGTTGATTAAAGGTTCTATACTATCATTATTACATTGAATCAGGAGCGCAGCCGGCCAGGTTAAACAATGCGGCCTGCTACCTATACCCCCAGTTCCAGTTGGTTCCGCACGAGTGCAAAGTACTCCCCCTCCAGTGCCACCAGGCTCTCATGTGTACCTGTTTCTATAATTTCCCCCCTGTGCAGCACTACGATCTGGTCGGCATGACGCACGGTACTTAACCGGTGCGCTACCACCACCACGGTTCGCCCTGCAATGAATTCATCCAGGTTTTCCATGATCACCCGCTCGTTGTTGGCATCCAGGGCATTGGTGGCCTCATCAAAGAAAAGGTAATCCGGGTTCTTGTACACTGCCCGGGCAATGAGGATACGCTGCTTCTGGCCCTGGCTGATGCCGTTGCCCTCGGCGCCGATTCTGGTCTGAACACCCAGCGGCAGGGACAGCACAAACTCCTGTAAGTTGGCCGCCCTGATGGCATGCCAGAGCCGCTGGAGGTCAGGGCGCTCGTCGGCTACGGCAATGTTACTGGCGATGGTATCCGAAAAGATGAAACCCTCCTGCATCACGGTGCCGCAGTTCCTGCGCCAGACAGAAGGTTTGATATGGGTAATGGAACTCTGCCCCACCCTGATCTCACCCTGGTTCGGAGGGTAAAAACCCAGGAGCAGTTTGAGAAGAGTGGTTTTGCCACTCCCACTCATGCCCACGATCGCCGTGGTCTTGCCTGCCGGTATGGTCAGGTTGATATTGCGCAATACCGGTTCATTGCCGGCTCCCGGGTACCTGAAGCTCAGCTCCTGCAGGTGGAGGGTTTTGTCTTCCGGTAATCCCGGATGGAATATTCTGCCAGCAGGCTCCTCACTTTCCACTTCATAAATTTCGTTCAGGCGCTCCATACTGATCCTGGCATCCTGGGAGGATTGGATAAAGCCCAGCAGTTGCTCCACAGGACTGTTGAGCTGCCCCAGGATGTACTGCACGGCCATCATTGCTCCCAGGGTCATCTGACCCGACACCACAGCCTTTGCAACCAGGAAAATGATAAAGATATTCTTACTCTCGTTGATGACAAAAGCCCCTGCCTGCTGATATTGC
This genomic interval carries:
- a CDS encoding helix-turn-helix transcriptional regulator is translated as MHQIHKVIKERRSILGITQEDLASMAGVSLRTLKAIETGKGNPSLRTLQNLVEVLGMEVQLGLRQTYA
- a CDS encoding HipA N-terminal domain-containing protein, coding for MRKAQVYYNKELAGTLTELSPKEYVFRYEDPYFTSREFPAISLTLPKQQQEYRSDHLFPFFFNMLSEGINRDLQSRQLQIDEQDYFGLLLATAQYDTIGAITLRPLTDS
- a CDS encoding HipA domain-containing protein, which encodes MPLPEINHCPGTLSPGFTTYSPACLRNVFQGKKVSHLLPYLPPQVSEQDAEKFLENRKRISISGVQEKLSLLLEKNQLRLTQEGEQGGYILKPIPRDVKKPDQVPANEHLTMQLARQVYKLNTAENALIFFQNGEPAYITRRFDLKPDRDNHRQEDFASLAGRTSHTAGRDFKYEGSYEEIATLIRQLVPAYRVELEKFFSLVLFNYLFSNGDAHLKSFSLIDTAFGDFILSPAYDLMCTHLHLDDSCFALKSGLFAGDFETESFQTNGFYAYDDFYTFAQRIGLQEKRALGILKTYQQDHPGVHMLIDRSFLQDDMKEMYRRLYQERRKMLNYSLEATT
- a CDS encoding alpha/beta hydrolase family protein, producing MLVNFLLCVAFLAAAQSKKPADFGYRHLQLRYQNDPVDILVMSKKGEEKNAKPIFLFDQGSQARPLILLDDTGKPYRFFPFQTDSLLLDYHLVIISKPYVPLIANYSDLKHGAYTDPQTGIPPVQFYARDNVDYYVNRAKAVIKHLKKQPWVTKDKLVAAGHSAGSTVVAKLALESKAVTHLIYSGGNPFGRMASMISQARQYDDTTGTRAEEAFRYWETIVGDPTSIASQGGDAYKTTYTFSQPPIDYLLQLKIPVLVSYGTKDHGVPFNDYLRLETIRKGKKNFTFHPYIGVEHNYFGFDKEGKVDHDKFGWDQVAEDWQAWLNGKQVLNAPKANL
- a CDS encoding helix-turn-helix domain-containing protein, with product MSTIGQKISECRKAKGLTQEELAELSKVNLRTIQRIENNENTPRGSTLNMLCDVLQLETEELKKVEQPIKERKVGSLILNGIFLIVLNFAMMSAFGYLTLDTDANMNSRVGAYLLSVCMPLLVVAKTQHMDEAKRVLYYGGGFFVYMVFATLIIGFPKAFVSGLVPSLTIAVAFLYYGKRLLSFNSSIA
- a CDS encoding TlpA family protein disulfide reductase yields the protein MIKPIPLLVIVYLAFTLQVSASADQKEAIIINASTGDNISLAYQDILLTNSKALLMPGDTLRIVFGENSYRPVTVGFVTSLPGPPALAVLPGDTVTVYHKRKENSYDFKGNNPAELDFFKKLRSGTLRLNGPYYEMLPGQIPANLDAFLSKWHQIRSEGEALIDELSHVGVRSEMEAYLTRELRLRIFSILALPGVYQKNDEPLVQYTPSYRDSMEVYRRYLQNFQTLSPGKSERLLYSLRSFIIYKAINEGFYPTLTVQYEFAKKELTGIQREWVCYSIIANAISLRQDVDSLLSDYRLWSSRDNKFLKKLLGEEVSGVYDLQSAGNDELLTSNKEAVSLSQLFAKHKGKVIYLDLWASWCGPCIEEFPASRKLSQEYAPKGIVVVYLSIDEDYLKWKQAVDRFLADADGQYIFRNAEASKLIQVFEAKSIPRYIIIDRAGKVINSNAPRPSDPRLKKMLVNL
- a CDS encoding HlyD family secretion protein; the protein is MPFIQPTGQEHSPEVQEIIGAVPGWLLRWGISLFFGVLLLILVFAGVIKSPDIVPARLRVDAEIRPQEVLARREGKLTRLFVKADQRVRKGDVLGFVESNADHDEVLSLSRLVDALQENMLEGNYAYAGSIRFNTRTHYGEMQPALQEFYLAYLQFLSYTPDGVFNKKEQAIRNEIHSLTLLAAQLAAQEQINQEEYSIAENEYSMHQKLAEANVISRQEFRQQESKFLNSRLPLHNTRSSLISNSISREQKLRELMEMEHETVQQRAAFLAQIQKFKSELDSWKKAYVLVSERDGKVVFHQGLRQNQWLQANRPVMYITDGQQDLQPFGELTLGQQSFGKIRVGQEVLIRLNAYPAQEFGLLRGRITYLSSVLHGDSAYTARVTLPQVTTYNKAIHLQIGLVARAEVVTAEQSLLERVFDNTRDILVNR
- a CDS encoding peptidase domain-containing ABC transporter, giving the protein MQEIKLNGCEQQKRWQWEQIQARLFRYNVKSLSLGQYQQAGAFVINESKNIFIIFLVAKAVVSGQMTLGAMMAVQYILGQLNSPVEQLLGFIQSSQDARISMERLNEIYEVESEEPAGRIFHPGLPEDKTLHLQELSFRYPGAGNEPVLRNINLTIPAGKTTAIVGMSGSGKTTLLKLLLGFYPPNQGEIRVGQSSITHIKPSVWRRNCGTVMQEGFIFSDTIASNIAVADERPDLQRLWHAIRAANLQEFVLSLPLGVQTRIGAEGNGISQGQKQRILIARAVYKNPDYLFFDEATNALDANNERVIMENLDEFIAGRTVVVVAHRLSTVRHADQIVVLHRGEIIETGTHESLVALEGEYFALVRNQLELGV